From a single Dendropsophus ebraccatus isolate aDenEbr1 chromosome 8, aDenEbr1.pat, whole genome shotgun sequence genomic region:
- the LOC138798479 gene encoding speedy protein 1-A-like: MTSRKRKRELISQFEEEAAASTTQEEDQKRKKKERTPQQEEMAAFIGLLDDIHINTFLAKDRCMRISDKYLLAMVLVYLRRGHLRTEEYRRNFFPALFLANQLEEDEEDFRREIYAWTRGTTWTAKKEELLHRRNQLLLRIGFRAWVDRTTCDLVMAEEPLHWAWRRERKIHHSWAIRYYLRDPKEFTTYGPSRIPPSCSLCKALQLHPCKGEICQTDTEEDSGEEE, translated from the exons ATGaccagcaggaagaggaagagagagctgATCAGCCAGTTTGAGGAGGAGGC TGCAGCATCTACCACCCAGGAAGAGGaccagaagaggaagaagaaggagcggaccccccagcaggaagagaTGGCCGCATTCATCGGCCTCCTGGACGACATCCACATCAACACCTTCCTGGCCAAGGATCGCTGTATGAGGATCTCGGATAAG TACCTCCTGGCCATGGTCCTCGTGTACCTTCGGAGAGGACACCTACGTACCGAGGAATATAGAAGGAACTTTTTTCCAGCTCT GTTCCTAGCAAACCAGCTCGAAGAAGACGAGGAAGATTTTCGGCGAGAGATCTACGCCTGGACCAGAGGAACCACCTGGACTGCGAAGAAAGAAGAACTTCTCCATAGACGCAACCAGTTGCTCCTCCGTATCGGATTTCGTGCTTGGGTGGACCGGACCACCTGTGATCTG GTCATGGCAGAAGAACCCTTGCATTGGGCctggagaagggagaggaagatccACCACAGCTGGGCCATTCGCTACTACCTGAGGGATCCTAAGGAATTCACCACCTATGGCCCATCGAGGATCCCTCCGTCTTGCTCCCTGTGTAAGGCCCTCCAGCTCCATCCGTGCAAGGGggaaatctgccagacagacacagaggaggattccGGTGAGGAAGAATGA